In Halorubrum sp. PV6, a single window of DNA contains:
- a CDS encoding A24 family peptidase, with the protein MFATLPDALRLFVVPVFAWAALRDVRTRRLPNRVWPPLYAFGALLLIWETAAVWPLAGLEGTRFAVRVAISLLFVAPLGYAFWYLGAFGGADAKALIALAVLFPTFPAYEIAGVTLPVVDTLLGVFSLTILTNTVLLALAYPLGLAGSNLLRGELSPTMFFARPVATDSLPSRHGRLFEDDDGRTRTGLDLDALRMYLRWRGLTLAEFRANPDRFRDPASVGETHDPTDGGTHLSPRTDGGTATGDAGGSDPWAAARFFDEIDHGAYGTDAETLRGGLAVVARQDRVLVSPGMPFVVPMAVGLVVSLTYGDVLFAALGAIGLV; encoded by the coding sequence ATGTTCGCGACGCTGCCGGACGCCCTCCGCCTGTTCGTCGTCCCCGTCTTCGCGTGGGCGGCCCTGCGGGACGTTCGGACTCGACGCCTCCCGAACCGGGTCTGGCCGCCGCTGTACGCGTTCGGGGCCCTGCTCTTGATCTGGGAGACCGCGGCGGTGTGGCCCCTCGCCGGCCTCGAAGGGACGCGGTTCGCGGTGCGGGTCGCGATCAGCCTCCTCTTCGTCGCCCCCCTCGGGTACGCGTTCTGGTACCTCGGCGCGTTCGGCGGGGCGGACGCGAAGGCGCTGATCGCGCTCGCCGTCCTCTTCCCGACCTTCCCCGCCTACGAGATAGCCGGGGTGACGCTCCCGGTCGTCGACACCCTGCTCGGCGTGTTCTCGCTGACGATCCTCACGAACACGGTGTTGCTCGCGCTCGCGTACCCGCTCGGGCTCGCCGGGAGCAACCTCCTCCGCGGAGAGCTCTCGCCGACGATGTTCTTCGCGCGGCCGGTGGCGACCGACTCGCTGCCCTCCCGCCACGGGCGGCTGTTCGAGGACGACGACGGCCGGACGCGGACCGGCCTCGATTTGGACGCGCTCCGGATGTACCTCCGCTGGCGCGGCCTGACGCTCGCGGAGTTCCGCGCGAACCCGGACCGCTTCCGCGACCCCGCGAGCGTCGGCGAGACGCACGACCCGACCGACGGCGGGACCCACCTCAGCCCGCGGACGGACGGCGGCACCGCGACCGGCGACGCGGGCGGGAGCGACCCCTGGGCCGCGGCGCGCTTTTTCGACGAGATCGACCACGGCGCGTACGGGACCGACGCCGAGACGCTCCGCGGCGGCTTGGCGGTCGTCGCGCGGCAGGACCGCGTGCTGGTGTCGCCGGGGATGCCGTTCGTCGTCCCGATGGCGGTCGGACTGGTCGTCTCGCTGACCTACGGTGACGTGCTGTTCGCGGCGCTCGGCGCTATCGGACTGGTTTAA